Below is a window of Tolypothrix bouteillei VB521301 DNA.
CGGGCAGAATTTCATGCAATCTTTCTGGCTTAATTTTGTATAAAAGTTACAAAAATAATAAGCTCAAGCTTATTCGCTTGCAATCACAATATCATTAGACTTGATTACGGCATAAGCCTCTTTACCCTCTGTCAGTTCCAACTCATCTGCTGATACTCGGGTGATAATTGAGGTAAGTTCAACTTTATGAACAATCTCTAGTGTAACCTCAGTATTTACGGCTCCTGTAATAACTCGTTTGACAACTCCTTTTAAAATATTTCGAGAGCTGACTTTTAAAGGTTTTTTCTGACCTACAACATCTATCTTAG
It encodes the following:
- a CDS encoding TOBE domain-containing protein produces the protein MPRKEQGWITFQTSEEERKILEEFCQQSQRTKTEILRELVRSLNEQSSVSTSRPTQRRGKDDAWGSEVSPKIDVVGQKKPLKVSSRNILKGVVKRVITGAVNTEVTLEIVHKVELTSIITRVSADELELTEGKEAYAVIKSNDIVIASE